Sequence from the Fibrobacter sp. UWR2 genome:
GATATATTGTCCTGGTCGCCTTGCAGGTGCTCCTGGAACACGTAGGGGATGAACGGGATGACGTATGCCCATTCGAAATGGCGGTCTGCGCTGTCGGCGTCGGCATTGGGATTGGTGTGCGCCAGTTCCGTTGTGGAACCATATAGCGATGTTTCGGAAAGGCCTACCGTTATATTCTTGGGAAGGTGTAGATCGAGCCTGTGGGCGTGCAGGTATTTTGCCTTGTTCTTTACTTCGAATAGCCTTGCCGCATATTGCGTATATTCGATGGGGCCAATCTCAAATCGGTAGCCGAAATAGGGCGTAGGTGCAGGGTCGGCGATTCGGCTCGAGGAATCTTGCCACGGACGGTAGAAACTGTTTTCGCCACGGAGTATTACGTGGTTCCTACGTGCGGGGCCGAATTCGATATAGTCGAAACCGGCGAGGAGGGTGAGCGGCTTGAGGGTGTAGTCCATCTTTGCGGTAAAGAGGTCCCATGTACGCCTGCTCTCGCTCTGCTTGTTATAGGGAATGCCTTCGCTTGGGTTGTAGAAGTTATCGCTGATGTCCCGGTTGGTGAAGTCGGTGCTCACCTTGACAAATGCATCGAAATGGAGCGATTGCGTAAAGTACCCGTCGAGGAAAAGGCGGACGGACATGTCGTTGTCGTAATGTGTCGGCGCATTCGTGAGGTTCGTGATGGCCAGGGAGTCCATGAGTTGGCCACGGATGTTTACGAGGTATTTCTTTGAAGAATCCTTGAATGCAAGGTGCGTTACGGCGGGATCGCCACTATGGTTTGCGGCGAAACCTGCGGTGGCAAAAAGGCTAGTGGCAAGGGCCAGGAGGGCGGCCTTGCATGCAGTGGACATCTTGAAAAATTTCATGGGCGTTACCATAGTGCTGCCTTCATCAGGGTAAAATGGTGCTTGACGTAAGCGCGGGCCTGCTTGCCGCCCGGGCAGAAACAGCGGGGGAGGCTTGCCGCGATGCGGACAAGGCTCCGCGTGAACCTAAATGATTTCGAAAGTATGAATCCGCGGAAACCGAAATGCTTCTTGAACACGTACTGCTGCGCGCGGTCGTGCTGCAGGGCGCGTCTCGTATTGCTCTGGGCGGAACCTCCACCTAGGTGGGTCAGCGCTACGTCGCCGGCGACATAGAACCTTGTGCCGAGACGGCGCGCGCGAAGGGCCAGGTCTGCATCTTCGTAGTACATGAAGATCTTTTCGTCGAAAAGCGTGCCGCCTGGATTTTCTTTGCAGAGGGCATCGTAGAGGTCTTTCCCGAACATCCAGCATACCGCCGAGGTCCAGTGGACTTCGGCGAGGCTGCCCTGTGCCGTTTGCGTGGGAGTCCCCTGCAGGATTTTTGCGGCGGAGGCTTCGTTTCGGAAGGCGTTCTTGAAAAATGCGATACTCCCGATTCCCTCGGGCCCGAGCCCTGCGAAATAGTTGGGCTGCTCGCTCCCGTCCGGATTCTTGACGGTGGGCGCTACGACGGCGAACTTGCCGCCTTCGCCCTGTGCGAGGCTTTGGCTTTTTTCCCAGGCGTTGCGCAGTTGCGGAATTGTCTCAGGCTGTAGCCTTGTGTCGTTATTCAACAGACAGATGGAATCGAATGCTTCGCCGTCTTTAATCAGGCCGTTGAGTGCAAGGTTGTTGGCCGCCCCGAATCCGATGTTCTTCGGGCTTGCGTACAGGTGTACTGCCGGGAATTCCCTGCGGATGTTTTCGGGTGTGCCGTCAGTGCTCGCATTGTCGGCGACGGCCACGACAAAATACTCGGAATCGTTCAGTTGCGCCGCCAGGTCGTTCAGGCAGTTCCGGGTCATTTCCCAGCCGTTGAAGGTCACGAGGACTATGGCAGTTCTTTCGCTCATGATTTCTTCCAGATTTTTTTTGCGAGCGGAAGCCCGATGGCGGTAAATAGAACTTTCTTGATTAGGGCGCATGCCGGAACGCTTTCGAAAAGGACATTCCTGTTGGCGAAAATCCACGGGATTTCAAATGGCATGAAGCTGCTGCTTAGGCGCTTTTGCGAAAGGGAGAGCAGGTGCTTCGTGAAAACGATTTCGTCGGGTGAGAGCGAGAGCCGATCGCTGTTGGCGATAATCATCTGTAGCCAGCGGACCTGTATTTCGAGGGTCTTGCTCATTGCCGGCGCGGGCTTGCCGCCTACGGCATTTGATTCGTGCAGGCGGTACTGCACGACGGCATCGTCAATCGCCTTGATTCCGCCGTTCCTCTCGGCAATCATCGCAACCCAGCGGTCGTGAACGGTCACGTCTTCTGGAATGGGGAGGATCTTGTCGAGAAGTTCCGCCCTGAAGAGCGAAAGGCAACCGGTGACATTGTTGATGCCTGCGATTTGGGCCTTGAGCGGAATAGATTTCTGTATGAGCGCTTCTTTGCGCCAGGAGTCGCGGAGGATTTTCCCGTCCTTGTCGATGACTTCGGCATCTCCGAATACGAGCGCGCTTTCGCCGAGGAGCGATTCGAGTTTTTCGAGTTTGTCTTTTTTCCAGACGTCGTCCTGGTCGGCAAGCGCAATCAGATCGCCTGGCTGAACGTATTGCCTGGCCTGTTCAAGCCCGGTGGCAAATGCCTTGCGGTGACCGCCGTTCTGTTCTTGCCTGAAAATCTCGAGCGGGAGTTTTCCCTTGAAGGATTCGAGTATCTCGACGCTGGAATCCTGCGAGGCGTCGTCGATGGCGATGACCTTGTCTGCTGGGCGGCTCTGGCCTACAAGCGACTGGAGCATTTCTTTTAGAAAACGCTCTCCGTTGTAAGTGGCAAGCACGATATAGATGCGGCTCATTTCAGGCACCCCTCGGCAAAAAGCTTTTCAAAGATGCGGGAAACGTTTCGCTTGAAGTCATTGTCGGTGCGGTCGAGGAAAAGGCGCTTCTTTAAATCCTGGAATTCGGCCTCGTTCCAGTTCTCGGCGTAGTGCAGGATTTTTTCGGCGGCATCGCCAGCGGAGCCTTCCTTGAAGAGCATCCAAGGGGGCAGGATGTAGTCTTCTGTGTACTCGGCGTCGGCGACAAGCACGGGGCACCCGCACTGGAGCGCTTCGAACAGCACGATTGGTCCGCTTTCGAAGTGTGACGGAATCAGGAGCAGGTCGATGTCCTTGATGAGTTTTTCCTGCACCTTTTCCGGAGGCATCCAGCCCGTGAATTCGACAAGGTCTTCGACGCCCTTGTTCTTGAGCTTTTGGCGCAACGCACTTTCGTGCGTACCTTCGCCGATAACCGTGAAGCGCACGTCGGCATTCTGTTCCTGGAGCAGGCGGGCGATTTCGGGCAAGATGTCGTGCCCCTTCTGTTCGAAGAATATGCGACCGACGATGGCGATGTTCAGGGAAGACTGCGGTTTTCTAGGCGGTGCCGAGATATCCCATGCAAGCGGGTTCAGCAGCGTTTCGACATCGCTTTTTACGAACCGTGCCATAAGGCGCTTCTGGTATGGCGAATTTACAATCCAGCGGTCTACCTTGCTGTAGATTCTATTGGCGAGGATATCGCGTATCCATCCCAGGTTTGCATGAGTTTCCTTCTGGGTGAAGGCGAGCGGGAGGTAGGATACCGTAGGGATGCCCAGCCGTTTTGCTGCCCACAGTCCGGGCAGGCAGCGCTCAATGTTGCCGGGGCAGAGCACCAGGTTCTGGACGCCGTTCTTTTTGAACAGTTCTTCGGCCTTCTGTGTCTTTCCGCCGAATCGGTCCCGGATAATCGGGAAGGGCGTTTCGGAATGGTAGGGGAGCCTAACCTGCTTTACGCATTCGGGGAGGAATCCTGCAAACTTTTCGCACGAATAGAAGAACGTGACATCGTTCGTTTCGGCAACGATGGAGGCTATCCTTGCAGAAAGGATTTCCTGGCCGCCCCATTCGGGAGCGTCGCTGTAGAAACTAATGGATTTCTTGCAGGTAGAAGACATCAATTGTAATATAGAAAGTTGCTATATTCTAGACGATGGCGAAAAAAAAAAAGGTCCTTTTTGTCTGCGACAAGAACGAACGCACGAGTTTTGGTCGGTTGACCATAAACTTGCTCGATGCCGTACATGAAAAGTATGATGCCCACGTGCTTTGGCTCAAGACTCCGAAGTTTTTCCCTGATGATGCCGTTGCAAAAAAGTCTGCCCCGGTCCCGGTTGCAGATGCCCGCGGGTTCACTGCGCACGAAATCTGGGCGAAATCGCTTTACACGGGTTTTTTCACGTTTCCTTCCGCCTTCCGGAAGATCCTTCGCGCTATCAAGCCGGATGTGGTTTTCTTTATCCGCCCTGAGTTGGGGTTTCTTGTCAGGGAATCGATTGCCGCGACTTGGGATGCAACGACCATAATGTTCGTGCACGACACGTTTGCCGAGACTCTCTACCCGCATAGCATCAAGTTCAAGCTCCTGAACATGTTCTTTGTCCGCGGGACACTCTGTGCGGACGGCTTTGTCTACAATTCGAACTGGACGCGCCAGGAAGCGGCCAAGTATTTTGGCAAGAAGATGGCCGACGCTCCTGGGAAGGTTATTGGCTGCCCGATCGATTCCGCGTTGTTCAATGCGCCGGAAACTCCCGTGACGAAGGAGGAACGTGCCGCATTCCGTAGAAAGCATGGAATGCGTAATTTCCAGGGCATGTGCCTGAACGTGAGCCTTGATGAACCGCGCAAGAATATCGATACGTATTTCGAGATGGCACGCTTGCGGCCCGATGTGGCCTTTGTGCGTGTAGGCAAGTTCTCGGATCGCTTGCGCGCGATAGTGAACGAGAAAAAACTGTATAACGTGTTCCATTTTAACGAATTCAGCGCTGTGGAATTGCGGGACTTTTATCGCCATGCCGATTTGATGGTTTATCCGAGTTTCTTGGAAGGCTTCGGGCTTCCGCCTATCGAGGCGATAGCTTGCGGCACGCCTGCGGTGTGCGCAAGGGCATCGGCGGTCGAGGAAAACCTGGACGGTGTATGCCCGCTGGTAACGCCCGCCGATGATGCGGAAGCCTACGCTCGCGTGTTGGACCGCGTACTTGCCGGCGAGAATGTCGTTGACGATGCTGCCGCCTGCAAGCTTCTTGAATACTGCTCCATGAAAAGTTTCACGGAACGAGTGGTTGAGTTCCTTGAAACTCCCGGCTTGTAATGCGCCGGGATTTTAGGGTTTCAGAAAAGTTCCGCTAGGAAATCGCTCTTGAGTTTGCTCAGGAGTGTCGCCTTGTCGCGTTTTTCGAATATTTCCTTGCGTTTTTTCCAGATAAAGTAAGAGACCTTCGGGTTCTTTACGAGGAAGCGTAAGTTGTGCAGAATCCCGAACGACTTTACAAGCGCATAGGCGAAGTGCTTTGTTGCCTTTGTGCCGGTTTCGGAAAGGTTGCCCGTGGTATTTGCTACCAGGTATGGGACGGAGAACATCTTACCGCCGGCATGGAGCATGCGGAATGCGAAATCTGCGAACATCGTGCTTTGGGTAAGCGTGTCGTCGAGCCTGCCGGTGCGTTGCATGATCCTGCGAGAAAAGACTGCTAGATACGGGTACGGTGCTGCGACAAAACGCATTTTTGCGTTCTCATCGAGCATCTTTAGGCCGGTCTTTTTATCCAACGCGTAGCCTGAAAGGAATTTGCCTGCGGCGGTATCGTGTATGCGAGGTGCAAACGCGTCGACCATCGGGAAACTCGAAATGCACTCGGCGAGGTCGTTTAGGAATTGCCGGTCAATCGCGATGGACCTGTGTGCGAATACGATCCATTCCGCCTCACTGTTTTCGAGGTTCGAATTCAGGTTGTTGCCGTAGAACCATCCGAGTGCATCGTCGGTAAACGGTGGGGTGAAGGGGTGATTTTCTTGGCTTGGATCTTCTGTGGAATCCCACACGAGGACATCGAATTGCCGCATTACAGACCCAAGCGCAGACCGATGCGGTGTTCTACCCCGAGCCCTTGAGCGAGGTACGAGAAGGCGTAGTCGATGGAAAACATCTTGCTAGTGTAGCCAAGACCGGCGCTCAGCATGCGGGCGTATTGCGATTCGTCAGGACGGCTGTTTGCCGAAATGAGTTGCTTGAAGTCGCGTGTGATGTCAAGCCATGCTCGTGTAAAGCCTGCGCGTATAAAGAAATTCTGGCCTAGAGCGTATTCGCCTGCGAGTGCAAATCGTGATTCGGCGAATCGCGGAAAATCACTTTCAGTCATGATAGTGAGTCGCGGCAGGATGACTGGCCTGTAGTACAGTGAAATGCCGAACAATTGCGACATAGGGTAGAAATCGTCTTCGCCGTCGTCGATGTAGTCGCGCAGGAGCATGCCGAAGTCCCTGGCAACGATTGCTGCACCGAAAATCTTACTGTCAGATTGCCAGGATATGCCCCAGTCGAATGCGGCGCCCATTGCCATCCTGTCGCCCTTATCGTCGGTGAGCTGTTCTGCTGCGAACTTGATGGTCGCGCCCACGTTGATGTGGGTCATGGCGTACGAGACGGTTGCCGTAGCGAGTTGGCTTAAAGGATTGTATTCCTTGCCTGTTTCCAGTCCGTACTCATCGTAGCCGGTTATTGTTCCGTAATCAAGCCAGTTGTACGAAATCTGGTACAGGAAATTTCTGTAACTCGATGTGTACGAGATAGAACCCTGGTTATCGGCCATTGCGCCTGTTTGCCAGTGGATTTCACCAATACGTTTCGTTCCGTCCGGCAAGCGGAGTGCGGCCGGATTCAACTGCACTATGGTCGGGTCGTTCGTGGGGTATGCAGATGCGGCTTTTTCGAGCGAGGCGTTACGCGGACTGTCGAACGTGCTCATGAACGAGAAGACTTCCTTGCCTTGGTCGTTCTGCGAAAAGTATGCACTCGCGCACGTAGGGAGCATCAGACTCCATAACACAAGTGACAAAACTCTTCTTTTAAAGTTCATGTGGTAAATTTACAAAAAAACGAAAAAAAAGACCCACAACCTTTACAAAAAAATCGATTTTTAATATATTTGGAGCGCTCGGGCTATTAGCTCAGTTGGTAGAGCAACGCCCTTTTAAGGCGTGGGTCGAAGGTTCGAGCCCTTCATAGCTCAGTGAAAATCCGGTTCCGTAGTTTCGGGATCGGATTTTTCTTTTACGCGTCTCCTTACTTGCTCTCGTGCTTGCTCATGCAGTGGAGGCTTCCGCCTTCTTCGATGACGGTACGGCTGTCTAGCCCGATGACGAATCTTTCGGGATATACGCTTTCGAAATACTTCTGCGCGATAGCATCGTTCTTGCACTTGTATTTCGGGTAAATTAATCCGCCATTCACGAAGATGAAATTCATGTAGCTCGCGGGGAGAATCTGGCCGTCTTCGAGTTTCCTCTGCGGGGGGAGTGCTAAAGTGTCAACTTTGAAATTCTTGCCGTAGAACGCATTGAGCCAAGTCTCGATGAGGTACTTTGCCTCTGAGAGAACCTTTGCGTTCTTCGATTTCATGTTGGAATCCCAGGCCATGACGAGTCTGTTCTTGGATACGAATCGCGCGACGTTGTCGATGTGCCCGTCGGTGTGGTCGCCGTTCAGACCGTGGGGGAGGATGAGCAGGCTCTTGAGGCCGAGCGTTTCGCAAATCGACTTGATGACCTTGGAAAGTTCTTCCTGCTTGTTGCGGTTCTTGCCCACGAGGCAGTCGAGCGTGGTGATTCCGAGTCCGTCACCGTTCACTTCGATGGCGCCACCTTCGAAAATGTAGGGAATCTTTTTCCCTTCTTCGTAACCGATGGCCTTTGCTATGCGGGCGGGAATCTGGTTGTCGTTTTTCCACGGAGGGAACTTTGCGCCCCAGGCGTTGAAAACGGCTTCGGAAACGACGGTCTTGCGCCCTTTTTTCACGAAGAACGGGCCGTAGTCACGGATCCAGATATCGTCTGTCTTGATGACGTGAAAGTTAACAGGGAATGCCGTGCCACTGAGTGCATTCATTTCGGCTTCCGTCAGGAACGTCTTGTTTGGAATAAGGACGTTCACCGGCTGGAAATCGCTGATGGTGCGGATGAGGTCGATATAGAACTTGCGGATCTTGATGCCGCGTTCGCCATACCAGTTCTGCTTGTTGTGCGGGAAGGAAAGCCATGTCGCCTTCTGGTCCTCCCATTCTGCCGGGTAGCGGATTGTTGCTAAAGCCATGTTAGTTGCCCCAGATTTTGAGGATGTCTTGGTACAGGTCTATACGGCGGTCGCGGAAATGCGGCCACCAGCGGCGGTTTTCCTCGGTTTCGACGAGGTCGAGTTCCACAGTGGAGACTCCGAGGAATTCAGGGGAGCACTTTTCGAGAATGTAGCCGTCGGGTGCGGCGGCGAAACTCGTGCCCCAGAACGTGAGGTGGCCTTCGGTGCCGCCACGGTTTGCCGCAATCACGAAGGTGCGGTTTGCAATCGCGTGGCCGCGCATGACGGTCATCCAGCTGTCCTGCTGGCGCGGGTAGATTTCCTTAGGCTCGCTGTCCATCCAGCCGATGGCGGTGGGGTAGATGAGCACATCTGCGCCCTTGAGGCTCATGATGCGGGCGGCTTCCGGGAACCACTGGTCCCAGCAGATGAGCACGCCGAGGGTACCTGCGCTTGTCTTGATGGGCTCGAAACCTGTGTCGCCCGGGATGAAGTAGTACTTCTCGTAGAAGGCGGGATCGTCGGGAATGTGGCTCTTGCGGTAGAGGCCGGCAATGCTGCCGTCGCGCTCGAACACGAAGGCGGAATTGTGGTAGATGCCGCGGGCGCGCTTCTCGAAGAAGGGGAACACCACGACGGCGTTCAGTTCCTTTGCGATGGACTGCCACTGGCCCACAATCGGGTGGTCCTTTTCGATGGCGAGGTCAAAGAAGTCCGCGTTCTCCTCGAACGGGAAGTATGGCGTGTGGAAGAGTTCCGGCAACACGACCAGGTCGTAGCCCTTGCCCTTGAGGGCACGGGCCTGTTCCACGTACCAGGCGTTATTCGAATCGAAATCGCCTGTCCATTTGCCTTGCAGCGTGGCTACTTTAATCTTGCTCATATAGTCATCCCCGCGATTGTAGTTGTCATTCCGCGTTTTTGTCATCCTCGCGCAGGCGAGGATCTACTTACTTTTCGAAATACTCCTTGGCCTTGGCGATGACGTCTTCGACCTTGACCATGGTGAATTCCTTTTCGTTGCGGAACTTCCATTCGACTTCACCGTTGGCGAGGCCCTTCTTGCCGATGGCGATGCGCACCGGAGAACCCCAGAGGTCGGCGTCCTTGAACTTCACGCCCGGGCGTTCGTCGCGGTCATCCACGAGCACGTCGATGCCGGCGGCTTCGAGTTCCTTTTCGAACTTTTCAGCAAGTTCAACGAGTTCGGCTTCCTTGCCGATGGGGACGATTTCCACCTGGAACGGAGCGATGGACTTGGGCCAGATCGGTCCGAAGTCATCGTGGCTGTTTTCAACGACGGAAGCCATCAAGCGACCCACGCCGATGCCGTAGCAGCCCATGATGGCGGGAGCGGTGGTCTTTTCGGCGGTGAGGTACTTGGCACCCATAGATTCAGAGAACTTGGTGCCGAGTTTGAAAATGTTACCCATTTCGATGCCGCGAGTTTCGGTGAGGAGTTCGCCGCAGCAGGGGCACTTGCAGACTTCGCTCGCTTCGGCGATGTCGGCCACTTCGAACTTCGGGAAGTCGCGCTTCGGGTTGCAATGCTTGAAGTGGTAGCCTTCTTCGTTTGCGCCCGTCACGAGATCGAAGGAATCGGCAATCGCTTCGTCCACGATAATGCGCGTGTCGTGAGAATTGATCGGGGACGCAAATCCCGGAACCATGCCGCAGGCCTTGATGAGGCTGTCTTCGGCAGGGTAAAGTTCCTTCGCCTTCAGCAAGTTGTGAAGCTTGATTTCGGAAACGTCAAGGTTGCCCGGAACCACGACCGTGATGAGCTTGCCTTCGAAGTCGAAGAACACGCACTTGGCGGTCGATTCAGCCGGGACGTTCAGGAACTTGGTGAGTTCGTCAATGCTTTCGCTGTTCGGCGTGGCGACCTTTTCGAGGGCTGCATTTTCGTCGCCCTTGAACGGCACGCGCTGGAACTTCGCGATTTCGCGGTTGGCCTGGTAGCCGCACTTCTTACAAAGAATCAAGTAGTCTTCGCCGTTCGGAGTGTCGAGCATGAATTCGTGAGCGACCTTACCGCCCATGATACCCGTATCGCTCTGCACCACCACCGGTTCAATGCCCACGCGACGGTAGATGCGGAGGTAGGCGTCGTATTCTTCCTGGTAGTGACGGTCCAGGTCTTCCTGGCTGGTGTGGAAACTGTAGGCATCCTTCATCAGGAATTCGCGGACGCGGATAAGGCCGCCGCGGGCACGGGCTTCGTCACGGTACTTGGTCTTGAACTGGTAGAGCATCACCGGCAGCTGCTTGTAGCTGTTGAGCACGTAGCGCACGAGGTCGGTCATGGCTTCTTCGTGCGTCATAGCGAGCACCATGTTGTGGTTGTTGCGGTCCTTGAAGCGCAGGAGTTCTTCGCCGATGGCCTGGTAACGGCCCGATTCGCTCCAGAGTTCAGCGGTCTGCACCACCGGCAGGTCCACTTCGATACCGCCAATCTTGTTCATTTCTTCGCGGATGATGTTCACGATCTTCTGGATCACGCGGAAGCCCATGGGCATCATGGAATAGATACCGGTAGAGACGGGCTTGATGTAGCCGCCGCGCATGAGGAAGATGTGGCTGGGCATGGTGGCATCGCTCGGCGTTTCGCGGAGCGTCACGTAAAAGTACTTGGAGAGTTTCATTTTGTTGCCTTTTTTAGATTTTTCGCGCAAAATTTAACTTTTTTATAGGGCCTTGTCATATTTCGGTCTGTTCATTGATCTTTCAAATTTCATGCTCTTACATACTAAAGTAGGGAAGGTCTGTGTTTAGTCCGTAAAAAAACGTTGGTTGTTAATTTGTTTGTTACGATTTTATGCGCGTGGATACCTGAAATTACAGACTAAAGCGGGCGGCCCCCCATTTTAGTCTGTATTTTTGTCTCTGAGCGGGGGAGTTCTCCTCTTTTTTTACGGACTAAATATGGGTTCCAGCTCTTTTGGTCCGTAAAGGGCTGAAAAATGGTCATATTTAGGGTGTTTTTTCTTTGTTTTTAGCTTCGTTTGCTGCTTTGTTTACTAATTTTCAGCCCAAATTGCATTTTTGCCTGGGTCCTGTGACCAGATTCGCCAATTCCACTGGTGCAAGAGCAGGGAAACTCGGACAAAAACATGTAATGAAACAACAATCAAAAAAAGGAATGGCTATAATGGCTACTATCACTAAGGAAAAAGCTGCAGAACTCACCGCCAAGTTTGGTGCAAACGAAAAGGACACCGGTAACGTCCGCGTCCAGATCGCTATCCTCACGGAAAAGATCAAGAATCTGACGGAACACATCAAGAGCCACAAGAAGGACTTCCACTCCCTCCGTGGTCTGTCTGCCATGGTTGCCAAGCGCCGCAACCTCCTCAAGTACTACGGTGAGCAGGACATTCTCGCTCAGCGTGCTCTCATCAAGGAACTCGGTCTCCGCGGCTAATCTGCGGACTGGAGATAATCTATGTCTATTGACGCATACCATCAAAAATACGGCAAGATGCTCGACCCGAAGGAAGTGTCCGTTACGCTCCCTGACGGCCGCGTCATCACGTTCGAAACGGGCCGTATTGCCAAGCAGGCACGCGGTGCCGCAGTCGCCAAGATGGGCGACGCGTTCGTGCTCTCTACTGTCTGCTACGGCGAAGAGAAGGAAGGCGATTTC
This genomic interval carries:
- a CDS encoding proline--tRNA ligase; its protein translation is MKLSKYFYVTLRETPSDATMPSHIFLMRGGYIKPVSTGIYSMMPMGFRVIQKIVNIIREEMNKIGGIEVDLPVVQTAELWSESGRYQAIGEELLRFKDRNNHNMVLAMTHEEAMTDLVRYVLNSYKQLPVMLYQFKTKYRDEARARGGLIRVREFLMKDAYSFHTSQEDLDRHYQEEYDAYLRIYRRVGIEPVVVQSDTGIMGGKVAHEFMLDTPNGEDYLILCKKCGYQANREIAKFQRVPFKGDENAALEKVATPNSESIDELTKFLNVPAESTAKCVFFDFEGKLITVVVPGNLDVSEIKLHNLLKAKELYPAEDSLIKACGMVPGFASPINSHDTRIIVDEAIADSFDLVTGANEEGYHFKHCNPKRDFPKFEVADIAEASEVCKCPCCGELLTETRGIEMGNIFKLGTKFSESMGAKYLTAEKTTAPAIMGCYGIGVGRLMASVVENSHDDFGPIWPKSIAPFQVEIVPIGKEAELVELAEKFEKELEAAGIDVLVDDRDERPGVKFKDADLWGSPVRIAIGKKGLANGEVEWKFRNEKEFTMVKVEDVIAKAKEYFEK
- a CDS encoding carbon-nitrogen hydrolase, whose translation is MSKIKVATLQGKWTGDFDSNNAWYVEQARALKGKGYDLVVLPELFHTPYFPFEENADFFDLAIEKDHPIVGQWQSIAKELNAVVVFPFFEKRARGIYHNSAFVFERDGSIAGLYRKSHIPDDPAFYEKYYFIPGDTGFEPIKTSAGTLGVLICWDQWFPEAARIMSLKGADVLIYPTAIGWMDSEPKEIYPRQQDSWMTVMRGHAIANRTFVIAANRGGTEGHLTFWGTSFAAAPDGYILEKCSPEFLGVSTVELDLVETEENRRWWPHFRDRRIDLYQDILKIWGN
- a CDS encoding glycosyltransferase family 4 protein, giving the protein MSSTCKKSISFYSDAPEWGGQEILSARIASIVAETNDVTFFYSCEKFAGFLPECVKQVRLPYHSETPFPIIRDRFGGKTQKAEELFKKNGVQNLVLCPGNIERCLPGLWAAKRLGIPTVSYLPLAFTQKETHANLGWIRDILANRIYSKVDRWIVNSPYQKRLMARFVKSDVETLLNPLAWDISAPPRKPQSSLNIAIVGRIFFEQKGHDILPEIARLLQEQNADVRFTVIGEGTHESALRQKLKNKGVEDLVEFTGWMPPEKVQEKLIKDIDLLLIPSHFESGPIVLFEALQCGCPVLVADAEYTEDYILPPWMLFKEGSAGDAAEKILHYAENWNEAEFQDLKKRLFLDRTDNDFKRNVSRIFEKLFAEGCLK
- a CDS encoding glycosyltransferase, with product MAKKKKVLFVCDKNERTSFGRLTINLLDAVHEKYDAHVLWLKTPKFFPDDAVAKKSAPVPVADARGFTAHEIWAKSLYTGFFTFPSAFRKILRAIKPDVVFFIRPELGFLVRESIAATWDATTIMFVHDTFAETLYPHSIKFKLLNMFFVRGTLCADGFVYNSNWTRQEAAKYFGKKMADAPGKVIGCPIDSALFNAPETPVTKEERAAFRRKHGMRNFQGMCLNVSLDEPRKNIDTYFEMARLRPDVAFVRVGKFSDRLRAIVNEKKLYNVFHFNEFSAVELRDFYRHADLMVYPSFLEGFGLPPIEAIACGTPAVCARASAVEENLDGVCPLVTPADDAEAYARVLDRVLAGENVVDDAAACKLLEYCSMKSFTERVVEFLETPGL
- a CDS encoding glycosyltransferase family 2 protein, whose amino-acid sequence is MSERTAIVLVTFNGWEMTRNCLNDLAAQLNDSEYFVVAVADNASTDGTPENIRREFPAVHLYASPKNIGFGAANNLALNGLIKDGEAFDSICLLNNDTRLQPETIPQLRNAWEKSQSLAQGEGGKFAVVAPTVKNPDGSEQPNYFAGLGPEGIGSIAFFKNAFRNEASAAKILQGTPTQTAQGSLAEVHWTSAVCWMFGKDLYDALCKENPGGTLFDEKIFMYYEDADLALRARRLGTRFYVAGDVALTHLGGGSAQSNTRRALQHDRAQQYVFKKHFGFRGFILSKSFRFTRSLVRIAASLPRCFCPGGKQARAYVKHHFTLMKAALW
- a CDS encoding agmatine deiminase family protein; the encoded protein is MALATIRYPAEWEDQKATWLSFPHNKQNWYGERGIKIRKFYIDLIRTISDFQPVNVLIPNKTFLTEAEMNALSGTAFPVNFHVIKTDDIWIRDYGPFFVKKGRKTVVSEAVFNAWGAKFPPWKNDNQIPARIAKAIGYEEGKKIPYIFEGGAIEVNGDGLGITTLDCLVGKNRNKQEELSKVIKSICETLGLKSLLILPHGLNGDHTDGHIDNVARFVSKNRLVMAWDSNMKSKNAKVLSEAKYLIETWLNAFYGKNFKVDTLALPPQRKLEDGQILPASYMNFIFVNGGLIYPKYKCKNDAIAQKYFESVYPERFVIGLDSRTVIEEGGSLHCMSKHESK
- the rpsO gene encoding 30S ribosomal protein S15, with protein sequence MATITKEKAAELTAKFGANEKDTGNVRVQIAILTEKIKNLTEHIKSHKKDFHSLRGLSAMVAKRRNLLKYYGEQDILAQRALIKELGLRG
- a CDS encoding glycosyltransferase, which gives rise to MSRIYIVLATYNGERFLKEMLQSLVGQSRPADKVIAIDDASQDSSVEILESFKGKLPLEIFRQEQNGGHRKAFATGLEQARQYVQPGDLIALADQDDVWKKDKLEKLESLLGESALVFGDAEVIDKDGKILRDSWRKEALIQKSIPLKAQIAGINNVTGCLSLFRAELLDKILPIPEDVTVHDRWVAMIAERNGGIKAIDDAVVQYRLHESNAVGGKPAPAMSKTLEIQVRWLQMIIANSDRLSLSPDEIVFTKHLLSLSQKRLSSSFMPFEIPWIFANRNVLFESVPACALIKKVLFTAIGLPLAKKIWKKS